GAAGCAATTAAACAGCCTTAAAGGTAAAAGTGTGTTAGTTGTAGGTTTTGGAGAGATGAGCAGACTAGCTGTAGAACATCTTTTAGATAAGGGTATTGGAAAAATATATATCTGTAATAGAAGAAGTGAGACAGTAGAAGCTTTAATAAAAAAACATGATCATATTCAGTATATTGATTTTGACAAAAAGTATTCTGTGTTGAAAGATATAGATATACTTATTAGTGCGACGGGAGCTCCTCACTATGTTTATTATGCAAAGGAGTTTGAAGCCTGTTATCAAAACAATAAGCCTCTATGTATTGTTGACATTGCTCTGCCTAGAGACATAGACCCTGCTATTGGAGAGATACAGGGCATAAAGCTATTTCATATAGACCAATTAAAGGATATTGCAAATGAAAATTTAGCTTCAAGGCAAAAGTTGATTGAAGAAATACAAAACTATATTGAAGTCGCTATTAGAGATTATGAAGACTGGTATCAATGTTTACCGGTTTACCCTAAAATCGAAGCTATAAAAAATTATAGTCAGCAGTTAGCAGATGAAGAACTAAATAAGATGTTTAAAAAACTTTCTCATATCCCCCAAAAAGACAGGGAAACCATTGAAATTATTGTAAGAAGCCTTGTAAAGAAAATGTGGAGAAAGCCTATCCTGCAACTTAAGGATGCTGGAGTGAGGGGGAAGGGAGAAGAAATGGCTTCCTTTGTAGATGAGTTTTTAGGGCTATAGGTTTACTATAGACATACGTCTATGAACTTTAACATACTAAACCATAGACCGTGAATATTAAAGTTTAAATTTAAAGGCTTATACCTATAAAGTGAGGAGGATAAAATTGTCTCTATATTATCCAATGATGCTGAAGATTCAAGGGAAGCTTTGCACAGTAATTGGTGGAGGAGAAGTTGCAGAGCGTAAGGTGAAGACACTGCTAAGGTATGAGGCAAAAGTAGTCCTTATTAGCCCTAAGATAACAGAAGGACTACAGGCGCTGGTAGAGCAAAAGAAGATTATCCATAGAAAGAAATATTATGAAGAAGGAGATTTATTAGGAAGCTACTTGATCTATGCTGTTACTGACGATGCAGAGATTAACAAAAAGTGCAAAGAAGAGGCAGAAAAATATCAGATTTTAATTAATGTAGCGGATTCTCCGATGGCTTCTGATTTTATTGTACCTTCTTCTATTGAAAGGGGAAGCTTAACAATTGCCATCTCTACAGAGGGGAAAAGCCCTATGCTTTCGAGTAAAATAAAAAAGGAGCTAGAGGTCATTTACACAGAAGGTTATGAAGAAATTTTAGATACTTTAGGAGAGATAAGGGAAAGGGCTTTGAAGGAGATTGCTTCCATAAAAGATAGGAAAAATCTTTTTTATCACTTAGTATATGAAATCTCTTATGATATAAATTCCCCAGAAAAGCTTGAAGCTACAAAGAAAAAAATGTGGCAGGCTTATGAAAGTTTAAAATAGTTAGAAGAATACAAAAAACAAGTTGAACTTAATAGAAGGCGTGATAATATGAGAAAAATTAGAATTGGTTCTAGAGCTAGTGAATTGGCTTTAGTACAGGCAGAAATGATTATGAAAATGCTGAAGGAAAAGTTTCCTCAGTATGACTATGAGATCATAAAAATCAAAACATTAGGTGATAAAATTTTAGATAAAACCTTAAGTAAAATAGGGGGTAAGGGACTTTTTGTAAAAGAAATTCAGGCAGCGTTGTTAGAAGAGAGTATAGATCTAGCTGTGCATAGCATGAAGGATATGCCGGCAGAATCACCAGAGGGCTTGATGCTGGCAGCAATAACTGAAAGAGAAGATCCCCGTGATGTACTTGTAATAAGAAATGGAAAAACATTGAAGGATATACCCCTTAATGCTTTTATTGGTACCAGTAGTTTAAGAAGAAAAGCGCAACTATTAAATTTGAGAAAAGATGTGGTGTTAAAGGATATACGAGGAAATGTAGCAACACGTTTAAGTAAGATAGACACAGAAGGTTTAGAGGCAGTAATTTTAGCAGCAGCAGGCTTAAAAAGACTGGGGTACGATGATAGTAAATTCTACTATCTAGATATAGAAACCTTTACGCCAGCTGTAGGCCAAGGAGCCTTAGGCTGTGAAATAAGAAGAAGTGACAAAATGCTTTATGATATGTTTCAAGAGATTAACCACCAAGAGACCTACAACTGTGTTATGGGAGAGCGTGTTTTCTTAAAACTGCTAGAAGGAGGATGTCATGTTCCTATAGGTGCCTATGGAAAGAAGGTAGGAGAAGAACTGTGGATTACTGGTATGGTAGCCTCCCCTGATGGTAGTGAAATTATTCGTCATAGAGAAAAAGGAAACTTTGAAGACTTCCTTCAAGTAGGCAGGAAGCTAGCAGAAGAAATGGAGAAACTCGGAGCCAAGAGGCTTTTATCATCATGTAGAAATTAGAGAGGAGAGATTTTGTGAAGAAACCCTATGTTTATTTGGTAGGGGCTGGTCCTGGGGATGAAGATTTAATTACCGTTAAAGGGTTGAAGTGTATTGAAAAAGCAGATGTAATTTTATACGATCGCTTAGCAAATGAAAACCTTCTTCAACACAAAAAATTAGAGGCGGAAACCATCGACGTAGGCAAAGCTCCTCATCAGCATCAATATACGCAAGAGGAAATTAATCAATTGTTGGTTGATAAGGCTAAAGAAGGGAAGGTTGTTACCAGATTAAAAGGGGGGGATCCTTTTGTATTTGGCAGAGGAGGAGAAGAAGCATTAGCTCTGTATGAAGAAAACATTCCTTTTGAAGTAGTTCCAGGGATTACTTCCGCGATAGCAGTTCCTAACTATGGAGGTATTCCGGTAACCCACCGACATATGAGTACCTCCTTTCATGTTATAACAGGACATGAAGACCCTACAAAGGGGGATTCGGATGTCAATTATGAAGCTTTGGCAAAGCTAGAAGGAACTTTAGTGTTTTTAATGGGCGTAGCACATTTGAAGGAAATTACAGAAAAACTTAAGCTTTATGGAAAAGATAAAAATACACCAGCAGCTTTAATCCATAGGGGTACCACCGCTAGACAGAAAACTGTAACAGGTACCCTAGAAAATATCGTAGAGGTTGCAGCAGTCAATAAAATCAAGGCACCTTCTATCATCATTATAGGAGAAGTAGTAAGGTTAAGACAACAGTTAAACTGGTTTCAAAGCTTACCGTTGCAGGGAAAACGAATACTGGTTACTAGAACAAGACAGCAAGCCAGTGATCTATCTAGACAGCTAAAGGAATTGGGAGGGGAGGTTATAGAATTTCCTACCATATCTATAGAAGCGCCTGAAGACTTTACTTCTATAGACAAGGCCTTGAAAAATCTAACTGTTTTTCAACATATTATTTTTACTAGTGTAAATGGCGTAAAAGCGTTTTTCAATAGATTAAAGCAGCTAGAAATAGATATTCGGTCTATAGGATTAGCAAAGATTACTGCCATTGGTTCCGCCACCAAAGAGACATTAGAAGATAAGGGCGTCTTAGTGGATATTTTGCCGGAGGTTTATACAGCGGAAGGCATTCTTGAGGCGGTTCAAGGAAGGGTTAAAGAAGGGGAAAGGGTACTTTTACCTCGAGCAGATATTGCTAGAAGAGCATTAACTACAGGGCTTAAAGAGATGGGGGCTATTGTGGAAGAAGTCGATATCTATAGAACCGTCATACCCACCTGTAGAAGAGAGGACTTAATAGAAATATTAAAAAATCCTCTTGATTATATTACCTTCACCAGTTCTTCCACAGTAAAAAATTTCCTGGAAATACTAGGTGAAGAAAATAAGTCCCTAATAGAAGGAAGGAAAATAGCTTCTATAGGCCCTATTACAGGAAAAACCTTAGAAAATTTAGGTTTATCTGTAGATATACAAGCAAAGCATTATACCATAGAAGGCTTAGTAAGTAGTATAAGGGAGGGATAAAATGCAAGATTTTAAAAGATCTAGGCGTTTGAGAAGTAGCGCTGAAATAAGAAGCTTAGTGAAGGAAACCAATGTACATATATCTGATTTGATTTATCCTATGTTTGTAGTTCATGGGGAAAATATAAAAAAAGAAATCACGAATTTACCAGGACAATATCATTACTCAATTGACCAACTAAAGGATGGGGTACAAGAAGTTGTAGACCTAGGTATAAAGGCTATCGTACTCTTTGGATTACCGGAAAACAAGGATGAAGAGGGTTCTGAGGCTTATGATAGCAATGGTATTGTACAGCAGGCGATAAGAGAGGTTAAAAAACATTATCCCAATCTACTAGTGATTACCGATGTATGCCTTTGTCAATACACCAGTCATGGTCACTGTGGCCTCGTGAAGGAAGGAATTGTTGTCAATGATGAGAGTTTAGAAAAACTAGCTCAAACAGCATTATCCCATGCTGAGGCGGGAGCCGATATGGTGGCACCCTCTGACATGATGGATGGAAGAGTAGGAAAAATTAGAGAGGCATTAGACAAAAATAACTTTAAGCATATACCCATTATGAGTTATAGCGTTAAATATGCTTCGGCATTTTATGGTCCCTTTAGAAGTGCCGTTAACAGTGCACCTCAATTTGGAGATAGAAAAACCTATCAAATGGACCCTGCAAACCGTATAGAAGCCTTAAGGCAGGTAGAGGCAGATATTCAAGAGGGGGCAGATATTATTATGGTAAAACCTGCCTTTGCTTATTTGGATATTATTAGAGAGGTAAAAAACAGTTTTCCTATGCCGGTGGCTGCTTATCATGTAAGTGGTGAATATGCTATGATAAAAATAGCTGCAAGAGAAGGATTATTAAAGGAAGAGGAAAGCATGGTAGAAACCTTGACTGCCATAAAAAGGGCTGGAGCAGATATGATTCTAACTTACTTTGCTAAGGATATGGCAAAGTGGATAAGGAGGAATAGCTAATGAAACTGGAGAGATCTAAACAGCTTTTTGAAGAAGCCAAAAAAGTAATGCCAGGAGGGGTAAATAGCCCCGTAAGAGCCTTTTCATCGGTACAAATGGACCCTCCTTTTATAAAAAAAGGTGAGGGTACTTACATTTATGATGAGGATGGAAATAAATATATCGATTATGTAGGTTCCTGGGGACCGCTGGTTTTAGGGCACTGCCATCCAGAAGTCGTAAAAAACCTAAAAGAGGTAGTGGAGACGGGCACTAGTTTTGGTGCACCAACAGAAATAGAAACCAGAACCGCGCAACTGATTGTAGATACCATTCCTTCTATTGATATGATCAGGATGGTAAACTCTGGAACAGAAGCTACTATGACGGCTTTAAGATTAGCAAGGGGCTATACTGGTAGAAGTAAAATTGTAAAGTTTAACGGTAATTATCACGGCCATTCGGATAGCTTATTGATTAAGGCGGGATCTGGTGCTTTAACCCATGGTGTTCCTAATAGCCCAGGGGTTCCAGAAGATGTTGTGAAAAATACCATTACTGCTATATACAATGATACAGAGAACATAGAAGAAATTTTTAAAACCTATGGAGAAGATATAGCGGCTGTGATTGTAGAGCCTATAGCAGGAAACATGGGGGTTGTGCCCTTAACACAGGAATTTGCTGACAAACTTAGAAGTATTACGGAAAAATACGGTAGTCTATTGATTTTTGATGAGGTCATGACAGGTTTTCGTGTTGCCTTTGAGGGCGCGCAAAGTTTATATAATATTATACCGGATCTTACTTGTTATGGAAAAATCATAGGGGGAGGACTACCAGTAGGCGCCTTTGGGGGAAAAAAAGAAATTATGTCTAAGTTATCACCTATAGGACCTGTATATCAAGCAGGAACATTGTCTGGTAATCCTTTAGCAATGATGGCGGGCTATACGACTTTGAAAATTTTAAAGGAAAATCCAGAAATCTACAAAGACATGGATCGCAGAGGAGAAAAGTTGGCAGAGGGATTAAAAAACATTGTGGAGGAACTAGGCATCAAGGCTTCTTTTAATCGTGTAGCTTCCATGCTCTGTATGTTTTTTACTGATCAGCCTGTAGTCAACTTCGAAACAGCATTAACCTCTGATACAGAGAAATATGCCCTTTACTTTAGAGAAATGTTAAAGAGAGGGATTTATTTAGCACCTTCTCAATTTGAAGCTACTTTTATCAATGCTGCCATGGGAGATGAAGAGATTATAAAGACGCTACAAGCAGCGAAAGAAGCCTTAATGGAAGTAAAGAGGTTAGGGTAGCATGAAGACTTTTCGTGGTTTTTTATTGGCAGGAACGCAAAGTGGTGTAGGAAAAACCACAATTTCTACAGGAATTATGGGGGCATTAAAAAAAAGAGGCATGTCAGTAAAGCCTTTTAAGGTGGGTCCTGATTATATAGATCCACAATTTCATCATTACGTTACGGGAAACCCTTCAAGAAACTTGGATGGCTATATGCTGAAAGAAGAGACTATCAAAACTTTATTTTATAAAAACTTAGTAGATTTAGATGTCGCCGTAGTAGAAGGGGTAATGGGGCTTTATGATGGTCGAGGAACAGAAAAGGATCAAGGAAGCTCTGCCCATATAGCAAAAATTTTAAATCTCCCTGTAATTTTAGTAATAGACGGCAGCGGAATGTCCTCCAGTGCTGCAGCTATGGTACTAGGCTACAAGATGTATGATAGAGGTGTAAATATACAAGGAGTTATTATTAACAATGTTTCTGGAGAAAAACACTATGCTATTTTAAAAGAAGTCATTGAGAGGGATACCGCTACAAAGTGTATTGGCTACTTAAACAAAAACAGAAACATTGAACTAAAAAGTAGGCATCTAGGGCTTATTCCTTGTGGAGAAGTACCAGAGCTTCAGAAAAAAGCAGATGAAGTCGTTGCTATGGTGGAGGAAACCATCGACATAGAAGGTTTACTAAGTTTAGTAAGCTCCATGGAAGTGGCTGGGATTCCTATAAAAACTTTGGATAAAAAACTAGTCATTGCATACCCCTACGATGATGCCTTCAACTTTTATTATCAAGATAATTTAGATTTACTAAAGGAGTTAGGCTGTAGCTTAGTTCCCTTTAGTCCTTTGAAGGATAAAAATCTACCAGAAAAGATTCATGGACTTTATATAGGGGGAGGATTTCCAGAGGTTTTTGCAGGAGAACTAGAAAAAAATAAGGAAATCCGCGGAAGAATTTACCAAAAGGCTCAAGAAGGACTTCCCATCTATGCTGAATGTGGGGGTTTCATGTATCTAACGAAGGGCATTAAAACCTTTGAGGGGGATTCCTACGAGATGGTAGGTGTTTTTGATGCAGTAGCAGAAATGACGAAAAGATTACAACGTTTTGGCTATTGTGAGGTAACGCCTACAGAAAAGAGCAGTTTTTTTAAAGAATCTTTTACAATAAAAGCTCACGAATTTCATCGAGCTATTGTAAAAGGTAGGGAGGAAAACTATGTCTACCATGTAAGAAAAATAAAAGGCGACAAAGTTATTGATCGTTGGTGTTGTGGACAAGAAAAATACAACTGTATAGGAGCTTTTCCACATATACACTTTTACAGTCACCCTTCTTTTGTAGAAGGTTTTATAGAAAAGTGTGAATCTTATAAAAAAACGATGGACTAGGGGGAATTTCCATGCTTCAACAGCATACCAAAAAAAAATACAATATTAAAACAATGACGCAAATCGCTATGCTAATTGCTTTAAGCATGATTGGTGCCACGATAAAAGTTCAAGGCAGCATTGCTTTTGACTCTATGGCAGGGTTTTTCGCTGCCCTATATATTAGTCCTCTAGCAGGAGGCATGGTAGGTTTATTAGGGCATTTGTTGTCGGCTACAACCGCGGGATTTCCTATGACGATACCTATGCATATGCTGGTAGCTTTTCAAATGTTGGTTTTTATTTACATATTTGGGTGGGTATATGAAAAAACCTCCAGTTGGATTGCTATTTTAGTAGGGACTTTTTTAAATGGCCCTGTGGGAGCACTTCTAGCAGTACCTGTTTCTTTGATGTTGGGTTTTGGAGGTTGGCCGCTATTTTTAATGCTTTGGATGCCTTTAACCATAGCATCTTTTATCAATATTGTACTGGCTACAGTTGTCTATAAGGGTATTTTAAGAGGTACAAGATAATGAAGGTCAAGCGATTCAGGGACTTAACCATTATTGATCATATGGTGGATAAGCTTCTTGTCATTGCCTGTGACTCCTGTGGTGCTGTAGGCAATAAAGAAAAGGATATTGTGAAGGTTATGCCGGAGATTGTAGGCTACTATACAACCCGCGTAGCGCTTATGGAGGTTTTATCAGTAGGGGCTGAAATTACTACGGTTATCAATACTTTGTCTGTAGAAATGGAACCTACTGGAACACAAATCATACGGGGCATTGAAAAGTTGTTAAAGGAGGCAGGTATTGATACTATCTGTTTAAACGGTAGTACTGAAGAAAATTTTAAAACCTGCCAAACAGCGATGGGTATAACGATTATAGGAGAAGTGCAAAAGGATAAGATCAGGGTAAATACCTCTCAAAAAGGTGACTACGTGGTGGTTGCGGGCATGCCAAAGTTTGGAAATGAAATAACTGGGGTGTATCACCCTGATATTTGTAGCATAAAAGACCTTCAAGTACTTTTAGCAATGAAAGAAGTGAGGGAAATTTATCCGGTAGGGTCAAAAGGTATTTTATATGAGAGTCAGTATTTAGCTGAGGAAAATCATTTAAACTTTCAAATTGCTGATGATGTTTCGGTAGATATTAGAAAGTCAGCAGGTCCTGCTACCGTTGTTATATTTACCATAGCGCCTAGAAAGCTCTCATTCCTTCAGGAAAAAATTAAAACGCCCCTACAAATTATAGGGAAGCTAATTTAAGTGCCATTAGCGTTAATTTAAATCATAACTTGTCGTCCTGAAGGCTAGGGCTAACAAGAATCTTTGTTATTACAAGATCCTTCTCTATGCTCAGGATGACATTTGGAGAGAATCTGGGAAGTAATCGACTTAAGTTAAGCTATGATAGTTATATAGATGCGCGCTTCTAAAGTTAAATTTTAATATACACGGTCTACGGTTTCGCCCCAAAACCGTGGGCTGCAAATGTAGCCCTTAGTATATTAAAATTTAAGGGCGCACATCTATATATAGTAAGGATAATAAAGTTTATAGTATGTGGAGAGCAGGGTGATGACATGACGATTGAGGCAATCTGTCCCGCTTCTTGTGGTGAATTGCTGCAGGGTTATATAGAAGGGGGAGAAAAGCTGATTTCCTATAGCATCAACTTATTTAGCAAAGTAACCATTAGAGAAGAACAGAAAAAAAGCATAGGGAAAGCATCAAAAAATGATTCAAAGGCTTATCAAATGTTAGAACAAGTTTTTCAGTATTATGGATACCATCAAAGAGATGCTATTAACCTTTGTTTACAAATTGATTCCTCTATTCCTATCGCTAAGGGAATGGCCAGCAGCACAGCAGATTTGGCTGCTACTGCGGTAGCAACTGCTAATTATCTAGGAAAAAAACTTTCTGAAGAAGAAATCGCTAAGCTATGTATCAAAATTGAGCCTACCGACAGCACCATTTTTTCTTCAATCACCCTTTTTGATCATCTAAAAGGAAGTTTTAAGAAACAGTACGGTAGTATTCCAAAGTGCAAGGTGCTGCTTTTGGAGGGCAAAGAAAGAATTGATACCATAGATTTTCGAAAAACCGATCATTCCAGTTGTCTTAAGGAAAATGAAAGTGCCTTAAAGGAAGCACTAAAGTCTTTTGAGGAAGGGATAAAAAGCAGTGATTTAAAAGAAATAGGAAAAGCTGCTACCATAAGCGCCTTTGCTAATCAAAAAATTCTTTATAAAGAAGGATTAGAGAAAATTGGAGAACTAAGTGAAAAGCTAGGGGCCTATGGTATCAATGTGGCACATAGTGGTTCTGTTGTAGGTATATTGTACAATGAAGAAAGTTTTGATAGGGAAAAATTCTACCATATGATAAAGAGCCAGCCTTATATGAAAAATTACTTATCTATTGTAAGTTATGATATTATTCCTGGTGGAGGAAAGATAATCAACATATAATATGGAAACTTAAAGGGAGAGAGAACAGTGGAATATATTAAAGATCCAATGGAAATTGAAAAAAAGAGCTTTGAAATCATTACTGAAGAATTAGGGGAAAAAACCTTTCCTGAGAGGGAAGGAAAAATTATAAAAAGAGTCATTCATACAACTGCTGACTTTCAGTATGGTGATATTACAAAGATCAATGAGTATGCCATTGATTCAGCAATTAAAGCATTAAAAGAAGGTTGTAGTATCTATACAGATACAAAAATGGCCATGGCAGGAATCAATAAAAGAGTTTTAAAGGATTTAAATAGTGATATCTATTGTTTAGTGGACGATGCTGAAGTAAGTAAGGAAGCTAAGGAAAGAGGTCTTACCCGTTCCATGGTAGGGATGGAAAAAGCAGTGATGGACAAAAGAACAAAAATATTTGTCATCGGCAATGCACCTACCGCTTTATTTCAACTATGCCAGTTTATAGATGAAGGAAAAGTCCAACCTCATCTTGTGGTGGGTGTACCAGTGGGCTTTGTAGGAGCGAAGGAATCAAAAGATGAGCTATTGAAGAGAAAAGTTCCTTATATTACTACTGTGGGAAGAAAAGGTGGTAGTACAGTGGCAGCTGCTATAATCAATGCCCTTCTATATATGACAAAATAGGAGAAGGAGAATCATGGAAAAATATGTTGTAAAGAATGGAAAAAAGCTGCGATATGGTTATACTACCGGTTCCTGTGCAACGGCAGCCGCCAAAGCAGCAGCCCAGATGCTTCTAGAAGGAAGAGATATAGAAACGATTTCTATCTCTACACCAAAGGGTTGGGATTTGACGCTAACTGTTTTAGAAAGAAAAAGAGATGGTGAAGATGTATGCTGTGGTGTAAAAAAAGATGGTGGAGATGATCCCGATGCTACGAATGGCCTTATTATTTGCAGTAGAGTTCAATGGAGAGAGGATAATAAAATCAATATTGATGGGGGTATAGGGGTAGGGAGAGTAACAAAAAAAGGTCTACCTATCTCTGTTGGCAAAGCTGCCATCAATCCAGTACCTCTGCAGATGATAGAAAAAGAAGTAAGACAGGTTATAGGAGAAAATAGAGGAGTAGATGTAGAGATTTTTATTCCTAAGGGAGAAGAGATTGCAGTCAAAACCTTTAATCCGCGATTAGGTATCATAGGAGGAATTTCTATACTAGGAACCTCTGGTATCGTAGAACCCATGTCAGAGGAAGCCTGGAAGGAATCCTTAGCATTGGAAATTTCAGTGGCAAAGGAAGAAGGGCTAGAAAAACTGATTTTTGTTCCAGGAAACTATGGTAGGGATTTAATCAAAAACAACTATAATTTTGATGAAAAGTATGTAATAAAAACCAGTAATTTTATAGGATTCATGCTGGACCAAGCTCTACACCATAAGATAAAGAAACTTCTTCTAGTAGGTCATATAGGAAAGTTGATTAAGGTGGCAGGAGGAATTTTTCACACTCATAGTAAAATAGCTGATGGCAGGAGAGAAATCCTAGCGGCTTATCTGGGGGTATTAGGTGCTAGTCCTCTTGAAATAAAAAGGGTTTTAGAAAGTAACACAACAGAGGAAGCAGTGACGTTGATTCAAGAGATGAAAAAAGAAGAGATTTTCTCTCTATTAGTTGAGAAAATTACAGAAAAAGCACTAGAACGAACATTTGAAGAAATTGAAATAGGAACGATTATTTTTTCCATGGAGCATGGGGTACTGGCTACCTGTCAAGAAGGTAAAAAGCTATTGGAGGAATTTAAGCGATGAAGAAAATATGGGTTGTTGGCATAGGTCCAGGCCATAGAGACTATATATTACCGGCTGCCTATAAGGCTGTAGAAAATAGTGATATTTTAGTAGGGGGAAGACGGCATCTGGAGATTTTTCATGAATATCAAGGGGAAATCTGCCCCATTACCAAGGATTTAGAATCTGTTATAAATTATATCAAGGAACATAGAGAAGAAAAACGAATCACTCTAATTCTTTCAGGAGACACAGGATTCTATAGCATGTTAAGCTATATGAAAAAGCATTTTTGTGAAGAAGACTTAGAAGTAATACCTGGAATTAATTCTTTACAGTACTTATTTAGCAGAATAAAAGAAACCTGGCAGGAGACGCCTCTTTTGAGTCTCCATGGACGAAAAGAGAATTTTATAGAAAAGCTGAAGGTGTATAAAAAAGTAGGGCTTCTAACGGATCATCTAAATACACCAGAGGTTATTGCAAAAAGCTTGATGGATTATGGGCTTAAAGAGGCACGTATGGTGGTAGGAGAAAATCTATCCTACGAGGAGGAGCGAATCATCAAGGGTAAACCAGAGGAAATTATAAGGAATGCTCCCTATAAAATGTCAGTGGTGGTGATTTTTTATGAATAAAAGATGGGAATACAGTGGCTTTGGCATACCAGATGATTTTTTTGTAAGGGGAAAGGCCCCTATGACGAAGGAAGAAGTAAGAGCTGTAGTGCTAAGTAAATTAAGATTAAAAGAGGACCACATTTTTGTAGATGTAGGAGCAGGCACTGGGTCAGTATCTATAGAAGCGGCATTAAAACTCTCTAGGGGAAAAGTCTATGCTATCGAATATAAAGAAGAAGCTTTAAGCCTATTAGAGGTGAATGCTAAAGCCTTTGGGGTAGAAAATTTAGAGGTTTTAAAAGGAAGAGCTGAAGAAGAGCTAAAAAAGATTAAAGGTTTTGATAGAATTTTTGTTGGAGGCAGCGGTGGGGAGATCCATTGG
The sequence above is drawn from the Clostridium formicaceticum genome and encodes:
- the cbiD gene encoding cobalt-precorrin-5B (C(1))-methyltransferase CbiD, translated to MEKYVVKNGKKLRYGYTTGSCATAAAKAAAQMLLEGRDIETISISTPKGWDLTLTVLERKRDGEDVCCGVKKDGGDDPDATNGLIICSRVQWREDNKINIDGGIGVGRVTKKGLPISVGKAAINPVPLQMIEKEVRQVIGENRGVDVEIFIPKGEEIAVKTFNPRLGIIGGISILGTSGIVEPMSEEAWKESLALEISVAKEEGLEKLIFVPGNYGRDLIKNNYNFDEKYVIKTSNFIGFMLDQALHHKIKKLLLVGHIGKLIKVAGGIFHTHSKIADGRREILAAYLGVLGASPLEIKRVLESNTTEEAVTLIQEMKKEEIFSLLVEKITEKALERTFEEIEIGTIIFSMEHGVLATCQEGKKLLEEFKR
- a CDS encoding precorrin-8X methylmutase, with protein sequence MEYIKDPMEIEKKSFEIITEELGEKTFPEREGKIIKRVIHTTADFQYGDITKINEYAIDSAIKALKEGCSIYTDTKMAMAGINKRVLKDLNSDIYCLVDDAEVSKEAKERGLTRSMVGMEKAVMDKRTKIFVIGNAPTALFQLCQFIDEGKVQPHLVVGVPVGFVGAKESKDELLKRKVPYITTVGRKGGSTVAAAIINALLYMTK
- a CDS encoding AIR synthase related protein, which codes for MKVKRFRDLTIIDHMVDKLLVIACDSCGAVGNKEKDIVKVMPEIVGYYTTRVALMEVLSVGAEITTVINTLSVEMEPTGTQIIRGIEKLLKEAGIDTICLNGSTEENFKTCQTAMGITIIGEVQKDKIRVNTSQKGDYVVVAGMPKFGNEITGVYHPDICSIKDLQVLLAMKEVREIYPVGSKGILYESQYLAEENHLNFQIADDVSVDIRKSAGPATVVIFTIAPRKLSFLQEKIKTPLQIIGKLI
- the cbiT gene encoding precorrin-6Y C5,15-methyltransferase (decarboxylating) subunit CbiT, whose product is MNKRWEYSGFGIPDDFFVRGKAPMTKEEVRAVVLSKLRLKEDHIFVDVGAGTGSVSIEAALKLSRGKVYAIEYKEEALSLLEVNAKAFGVENLEVLKGRAEEELKKIKGFDRIFVGGSGGEIHWILDYALEHLSKEGRIVITAVTLETLTEGFKALKKKEYKDVEVVSVGVSKGRSTGNYTLMEAQNNIYVLSATKN
- the cbiE gene encoding precorrin-6y C5,15-methyltransferase (decarboxylating) subunit CbiE, which codes for MKKIWVVGIGPGHRDYILPAAYKAVENSDILVGGRRHLEIFHEYQGEICPITKDLESVINYIKEHREEKRITLILSGDTGFYSMLSYMKKHFCEEDLEVIPGINSLQYLFSRIKETWQETPLLSLHGRKENFIEKLKVYKKVGLLTDHLNTPEVIAKSLMDYGLKEARMVVGENLSYEEERIIKGKPEEIIRNAPYKMSVVVIFYE
- a CDS encoding ECF transporter S component — protein: MLQQHTKKKYNIKTMTQIAMLIALSMIGATIKVQGSIAFDSMAGFFAALYISPLAGGMVGLLGHLLSATTAGFPMTIPMHMLVAFQMLVFIYIFGWVYEKTSSWIAILVGTFLNGPVGALLAVPVSLMLGFGGWPLFLMLWMPLTIASFINIVLATVVYKGILRGTR